From a region of the Candidatus Gracilibacteria bacterium genome:
- the ruvC gene encoding crossover junction endodeoxyribonuclease RuvC — MIILGIDPGTTTIGFALIEKKGRDFVLLDFGIIHTTPKISLELKLLEIGRDIEELITKYNPERVGVEKLFFNTNITTGIAVAHARGVILYEIMKRGITLYEYTPLQIKKAITSNGAAKKAQLQKAIQIIFKLDSIPQPDDAADAIGIAYMTGLERN; from the coding sequence ATGATTATTCTCTGAATTGATCCAGGAACTACAACTATCTGATTTGCATTAATAGAAAAGAAATGAAGAGATTTTGTATTGCTCGATTTTTGAATCATTCATACAACTCCTAAAATATCTCTTGAACTCAAGCTCTTAGAAATATGAAGAGATATCGAAGAACTTATAACAAAATATAATCCTGAGAGAGTATGAGTAGAGAAACTATTCTTTAATACAAATATTACGACAGGGATTGCCGTTGCACACGCAAGGTGAGTCATACTTTACGAAATCATGAAACGGTGAATTACCTTGTACGAATATACCCCACTTCAAATAAAAAAAGCAATCACATCTAATGGCGCTGCAAAAAAAGCTCAATTACAAAAAGCTATACAAATAATATTTAAGCTTGATAGTATACCACAACCAGATGATGCAGCAGATGCAATTGGAATTGCTTATATGACTGGTCTTGAAAGAAATTAG
- a CDS encoding BspA family leucine-rich repeat surface protein, producing the protein MNTDNSYGKNKNIFLSFKAFTLVELIVVITILAILGTIGFISIGGYTLMARESARISDMSMISRALDLTYLENNFYPDTASGITVTYSGSTLWTQGFFTEEVRANTNRISQTPSEKLTGKPYIYSVTYNRQEYQLAGGSESGGPTALNSLVPETNAFFSRAIVRGNYNGAILGKNISDRLHIFGVPSIITKNIDSVDIVDLINQKGFVLDGYGALPNSFATNTGAILGEVNFTPSNAGNVLIFDGTPEELISYSGALLVAQKSYDLYNGTGINNHKSLNPYIVINPSTSTNQQKIVHSTLLSLSTNKTVSPGIESILLTGVSNHNPTNEPEVVEEVVVDNSYCYNPTNIGTIGLAGTVCDGMLIVSDVGLSNVSSPDRGGNGQYGITGPDSNFYTFTDSQYNVFTGIVTNMEGLFRRSNFNGDIGYWDVSNVVNMHSLFRETTAFNQDISGWDVSSVTNMFEMVRESVTFSSNIGSWDVSNVTNMSAMFRDSGSFNQNLTGWCVSNFAVSSSDFARDSILQAGNRPIWGTCP; encoded by the coding sequence ATGAATACAGATAATTCATATTGAAAAAATAAGAATATTTTTTTGAGTTTCAAAGCATTTACACTCGTTGAATTGATAGTGGTTATTACTATTTTAGCAATTTTATGAACCATATGATTTATCTCCATAGGATGATATACATTAATGGCTCGAGAAAGTGCTAGAATATCTGACATGAGTATGATTTCTAGGGCTCTAGATCTTACGTATTTAGAGAATAATTTTTATCCTGATACAGCAAGCTGAATTACTGTCACATACTCAGGTTCCACACTTTGGACACAATGATTCTTTACGGAAGAAGTAAGAGCGAATACAAATAGAATTTCTCAAACACCTAGTGAAAAGTTAACATGAAAACCATATATTTATTCTGTAACATATAATCGACAAGAATATCAACTTGCTGGTTGATCAGAAAGCTGAGGTCCAACGGCATTGAACTCTCTTGTACCTGAAACAAATGCCTTTTTCTCTCGAGCCATTGTCAGATGAAACTATAACTGAGCAATTTTATGAAAAAATATCAGTGATAGACTTCATATTTTTTGAGTACCAAGTATCATAACTAAAAATATTGATTCTGTAGACATTGTTGATTTAATTAATCAAAAATGATTTGTTTTGGATTGATATTGAGCTCTTCCTAACTCTTTTGCAACTAATACTGGAGCTATACTATGAGAAGTGAATTTTACACCATCAAACGCATGAAATGTATTAATTTTTGATGGGACACCTGAAGAGTTGATAAGTTATTCTTGAGCACTTTTAGTTGCACAAAAAAGTTATGATTTATATAATTGAACTGGTATAAATAACCATAAGTCACTTAATCCTTATATAGTTATTAATCCTTCTACTTCGACAAATCAACAAAAGATTGTTCACTCTACTCTCCTTTCTCTCTCTACAAATAAAACAGTATCTCCTTGAATTGAGTCAATCTTGTTAACTGGAGTAAGTAATCATAATCCTACTAATGAACCTGAGGTAGTTGAAGAAGTTGTAGTAGATAATAGTTATTGTTATAATCCAACTAATATTGGTACGATATGACTTGCATGAACTGTATGTGATGGAATGCTTATAGTAAGTGATGTTGGACTCAGTAACGTATCATCTCCAGATAGATGATGAAATGGACAGTACTGAATCACTGGCCCAGATTCAAATTTTTATACTTTTACAGATTCACAATATAATGTCTTTACTTGAATTGTAACTAATATGGAGTGATTATTTAGAAGATCTAATTTTAATTGAGATATTGGATATTGGGATGTAAGTAATGTAGTCAATATGCATAGTCTATTTAGAGAAACTACAGCATTTAATCAAGATATTAGTGGCTGGGATGTTTCGAGCGTCACTAATATGTTTGAAATGGTGAGAGAATCTGTAACTTTTAGTAGTAACATTTGATCTTGGGATGTTAGTAATGTAACAAATATGAGTGCTATGTTTAGAGATTCTTGAAGTTTTAATCAAAATCTTACATGATGGTGCGTATCTAATTTTGCGGTCTCTTCAAGTGATTTTGCAAGGGATAGTATTTTGCAAGCTTGAAATAGACCAATCTGGGGAACATGTCCTTAA
- the dprA gene encoding DNA-protecting protein DprA, giving the protein MIEKKYFVYLHWIGLTQRDLGLIFCKIESFAKAQEVYDNISSSLLAQYINDSKRRDKIMERKQIIKTKLIDEVINKLGVKIIIKWEELYPKSLNDIPHSPFILYVRGEIPQSDMFGVVGTRKISTYGKSVIEKIVPDISNVFPIVSGGAAGCDSLAHKCAIDAGNKTIVVVGTGIDQTYPVGNAKLFQDIVNNGGAILSIFPINEPGNPYNFPVRNEIVVGLSRGVLLIEAQEKSGSMITAALTLDLGKDLFSVPGNIFHSQSTGTNLLIKKGEAKCVLSSVHVLEEYQNSVKQSFHAQILPLLGGIELEIYNLISLEEQTADMIADSLDKKASEIGLQLTLLELKKCIKKNISGKYVLV; this is encoded by the coding sequence ATGATTGAAAAAAAATATTTTGTGTACCTTCATTGGATATGACTCACTCAGAGAGATTTATGATTAATATTTTGTAAAATAGAATCTTTTGCTAAGGCACAAGAAGTATATGATAATATATCAAGTTCATTATTAGCTCAATATATTAACGACTCAAAGAGAAGGGATAAAATAATGGAGAGAAAACAGATTATAAAAACAAAACTCATTGACGAAGTAATAAATAAATTATGAGTAAAAATTATTATTAAGTGGGAAGAATTATATCCAAAATCTCTTAATGATATTCCTCATAGTCCATTTATCCTATATGTTCGATGAGAAATACCTCAAAGTGATATGTTTTGAGTCGTTGGAACTCGAAAAATAAGTACATATGGAAAATCCGTTATTGAAAAAATAGTCCCTGATATATCTAATGTATTTCCCATCGTTTCAGGCTGAGCTGCAGGTTGTGATAGCCTCGCTCATAAGTGTGCTATTGATGCTTGAAATAAAACTATTGTAGTTGTTTGAACATGAATTGATCAGACATATCCAGTTTGAAATGCTAAACTTTTTCAAGATATAGTGAACAATGGATGAGCCATTTTGAGTATTTTTCCAATTAATGAACCATGAAATCCATATAATTTTCCAGTTCGAAATGAAATAGTTGTCGGTTTGAGTAGGGGAGTACTTCTTATTGAGGCTCAGGAAAAATCATGAAGTATGATCACAGCAGCTTTGACACTAGATTTATGAAAAGACTTATTTAGTGTTCCGTGAAATATTTTTCACTCTCAGTCAACATGAACCAACCTTCTTATTAAAAAATGAGAAGCTAAGTGTGTATTATCTTCAGTTCATGTATTAGAGGAATACCAAAACTCAGTTAAACAATCATTTCATGCTCAGATACTTCCACTATTATGATGAATAGAGCTAGAAATATATAATCTTATATCATTAGAAGAGCAAACTGCAGATATGATAGCTGATTCATTGGATAAAAAGGCAAGTGAAATATGACTACAGCTTACACTTTTAGAGCTAAAAAAATGTATCAAAAAAAATATTTCTTGAAAATATGTACTTGTGTAA
- a CDS encoding tetratricopeptide repeat protein, with translation MLLQLEVVLFLISFFYILFFLGDRLFLVYKRKKTAQLEKEEKSILRAKIREDNEKLENAVIKNNQKKSKKKQNKQSSESIKSEVQKTVITQEQGEGLRETAKRAQIHISRGYFESARLLIVEGLALKKEDKELNLLLADVYEREKKYQNAAYIYKDVIDIYGEELYTLQRLGNIHVLLDETQKAIEIYEIAQLKDKSNTEILDILAHLYIEIGEFKKALKYAGAYLKEKPRNAEKLSIKAYALEKLGKTLEAIKCYELVLQVQPYNTEIQDRVKALEKKQNEAEQNDAKSLQSTPVQDEKNSF, from the coding sequence ATGCTGTTACAGCTGGAAGTCGTATTGTTTCTGATTTCATTTTTTTATATCCTTTTCTTTCTTTGAGATAGATTATTTTTGGTATACAAAAGAAAAAAAACAGCACAATTAGAAAAAGAAGAAAAATCAATACTCAGAGCAAAAATTCGAGAAGATAATGAAAAACTTGAAAATGCTGTGATAAAAAATAATCAAAAAAAATCAAAAAAGAAGCAGAATAAACAAAGTTCAGAATCAATTAAATCAGAAGTTCAAAAAACAGTCATAACTCAAGAACAATGAGAATGATTAAGAGAAACTGCAAAAAGAGCTCAAATTCATATTTCCAGATGATATTTTGAAAGTGCGAGACTGCTTATAGTTGAGTGACTAGCACTAAAGAAAGAGGATAAAGAGCTTAATCTTTTACTTGCTGATGTATATGAACGTGAAAAAAAATACCAAAATGCAGCTTATATTTATAAAGATGTCATAGATATTTATGGAGAAGAGCTCTATACACTGCAAAGATTATGAAATATTCATGTACTTTTAGATGAGACTCAAAAAGCGATAGAAATATATGAAATTGCTCAATTAAAGGACAAATCTAATACTGAAATACTAGATATACTTGCTCATCTTTATATTGAAATTTGAGAATTCAAAAAAGCGCTTAAATATGCTTGAGCATATCTTAAAGAGAAACCAAGAAATGCTGAAAAATTGAGTATCAAAGCATACGCATTAGAAAAATTATGAAAAACCTTGGAGGCAATCAAATGTTATGAGTTAGTATTACAGGTTCAACCTTATAATACAGAGATACAAGATAGAGTAAAAGCTTTAGAAAAAAAACAAAATGAAGCTGAACAAAATGATGCAAAATCTCTGCAGTCAACTCCTGTACAAGATGAAAAAAATAGTTTTTAA
- the dnaB gene encoding replicative DNA helicase, which produces MLKIPPFSLEAEQSVLGSLLIDKDGFIIIGDLLQAEDFYADSNVKIYEVMFDLYKFNKPIDLITVREKLDDKKLLDSIGGISYLAELTEIVPTSANIFEYAQIVKNKAVLRRLIKSGNEIVSLGYQEDEPINELLEKSEKSLFQVTQTFIKNKLVHITDILTQRYEEFAEIHENPELVTLHRLQTGFKGMDHKLTGLKGGDMVILAARPSMGKTALALNLAQNIGFAKKSVAIFSLEMSKEQLTDRMIASAMGIDSWKLQKGELEDSEFAKIGEAMERLSAADIYIDDSAGGNLVDLKSKARRLKMESNLNLIIIDYLQLMSNGNSMNRVQEVSEISRGIKSLARELDVPIIALSQLSRAVESRPDKRPVLSDLRESGSIEQDADIVMMIYREDYYDEFTERKGLTDIFIRKNRNGPIGAVQLMFQKNNQKFVEVETNMQPQEDY; this is translated from the coding sequence ATGCTCAAAATACCTCCATTTAGTTTAGAAGCTGAACAATCAGTTCTTTGAAGTCTTCTTATTGATAAAGACGGATTTATTATAATTTGAGACTTATTGCAAGCCGAGGATTTCTATGCAGATTCAAATGTGAAAATTTATGAGGTTATGTTTGATCTTTACAAGTTTAATAAACCTATAGATCTCATAACTGTGCGAGAAAAACTGGATGATAAAAAACTTCTTGATTCTATCGGCTGAATCTCTTATCTCGCAGAACTTACTGAGATAGTACCAACATCTGCAAATATATTTGAGTATGCTCAAATTGTAAAAAATAAAGCTGTACTTCGAAGACTTATTAAATCTTGAAACGAAATAGTATCTCTTTGATATCAAGAAGATGAACCTATTAACGAACTTTTAGAAAAATCTGAAAAATCACTTTTCCAAGTCACTCAAACTTTTATTAAAAATAAACTCGTTCATATTACTGATATTCTTACTCAAAGATATGAAGAGTTTGCAGAGATTCATGAAAATCCTGAACTTGTTACGCTTCATAGACTCCAAACAGGGTTTAAAGGTATGGATCATAAATTAACTGGACTCAAAGGTTGAGATATGGTTATTCTCGCTGCAAGACCCTCTATGTGAAAGACCGCACTCGCTCTTAATTTGGCTCAAAATATTTGATTTGCGAAAAAATCAGTAGCTATATTTTCTCTTGAGATGAGTAAAGAGCAACTCACTGATCGTATGATTGCGAGTGCTATGGGAATAGACAGTTGGAAGCTACAAAAATGAGAGCTTGAAGATTCAGAGTTTGCAAAAATATGAGAAGCTATGGAGCGCCTTTCAGCTGCGGATATATACATTGATGATAGTGCTGGTGGGAATCTCGTAGATCTTAAAAGTAAGGCTCGAAGACTCAAAATGGAGAGTAATCTCAATCTCATAATCATTGATTATCTTCAACTCATGAGTAATGGGAACTCTATGAATCGTGTTCAAGAGGTATCTGAAATATCACGAGGAATCAAGTCTCTGGCTCGAGAACTTGATGTGCCAATTATTGCACTGTCTCAGCTCTCAAGAGCTGTAGAATCTCGTCCAGATAAACGTCCAGTTCTTTCAGATCTCAGAGAATCTGGATCTATCGAACAAGATGCTGATATTGTTATGATGATTTATCGAGAAGATTATTATGATGAATTTACAGAACGTAAATGACTTACAGATATTTTTATCCGTAAAAACCGTAACGGTCCTATTTGAGCTGTGCAGCTCATGTTTCAGAAAAATAATCAAAAATTTGTTGAAGTTGAGACAAATATGCAACCACAAGAAGATTATTAA
- a CDS encoding valine--tRNA ligase — translation MEFPKKYDPKSFESSTYKHWETSGAFQPGESITGDSFYIPMPPPNVTSVLHVGHSVMLTLEDIMTRYHRMKGDTTLLLPGTDHAGISTQVKVEQKLAAEGIDKSKLSREEFLAECWNWNTEYGGKIQNQFRKMGTSCDWTQEKFTLDDDMNKRVVKAFNVLYEKGLIYQGEYMVNYDPVLKTVVSDQEVIHKEEAGKLYYVTYFVAGSDNEVIVATTRPETILGDEAVAVHPKDKRYKKLLKAGKRLILPIVNKEIPLIADEMVDMEFGSGAVKITPAHDASDFEVGKRHDLPLNNIVIEKDGTMSAIAGIFAGQDFMTARDNIVELLRSKGNLLREEDHVSKVGYGERTGAKIETIISKQWFVKIEPIAKKVISGYKKKDFEILPKRYMKTFEDWMFNLRDWCISRQLQWGHQLPVWYTDAGEVIVAESQEEAQNKAGAGVNLTQDADVLDTWFSSALWPFATLGFDMWGGEQPDLFKKFYPAQVLETGHDIIFFWVIRMLLFGYEFTDQTPFKTVYLHGLVKDKHGRKMSKSLGNGVNPIDMIDLYGTDALRMTLSIGNTPGNDLKFDEENVKNNQIFINKLWNASRFVHGNISSDEFDFEAAHTTLKNNFQTLLVHEKWILSKLVELTELVTESMENYSFSDAGQELYVFTKNSFCDYYIEEFKLSKTSSKHGETVIRYAMGVLLKLWHPYIPFVSEELYKKLGFSGDLIVAPWPKVEIESDQEAIKAHELFVEIVKEVRKLRAENNIMPNKSIKLKIYAKNKNAEILEPTLNILSGILKSDETEIIDKKLTDPNLVYSVIKAGVEVYVDTANALDLDSERLRLKEQILDTKEYISILDKKLLNESFVRNAPKNLVHEEMKKKEQAKQKLEKLKDKLKNIS, via the coding sequence ATGGAATTTCCTAAAAAATATGATCCTAAGAGTTTTGAATCATCTACTTATAAGCATTGGGAAACATCTGGTGCATTTCAACCTGGTGAATCTATTACTGGTGATAGTTTCTATATACCTATGCCACCACCTAACGTAACAAGTGTTTTACATGTTGGTCACTCTGTTATGCTTACGCTTGAGGATATAATGACTCGATATCACAGAATGAAGTGAGATACAACACTCCTCTTACCTTGAACAGACCATGCAGGTATTTCTACACAAGTGAAAGTAGAGCAAAAACTTGCAGCAGAATGAATAGATAAATCTAAGCTTTCAAGAGAAGAATTTTTGGCTGAATGTTGGAATTGGAATACAGAATATGGAGGTAAAATCCAAAATCAATTTAGAAAGATGTGAACGAGTTGTGATTGGACTCAAGAAAAATTCACACTCGATGATGATATGAATAAAAGAGTCGTGAAGGCATTTAATGTGCTCTATGAAAAATGACTCATTTATCAAGGGGAGTATATGGTGAACTACGACCCAGTTCTTAAAACTGTCGTATCTGACCAAGAAGTAATACATAAGGAAGAAGCTGGAAAACTCTATTATGTAACATATTTTGTTGCGTGAAGTGATAATGAAGTTATTGTTGCGACAACTCGACCAGAAACTATTTTATGAGATGAAGCCGTAGCAGTTCATCCAAAAGATAAACGATATAAAAAACTTCTTAAAGCTGGGAAAAGGCTTATTCTTCCTATAGTGAATAAAGAAATACCACTTATTGCTGATGAGATGGTAGACATGGAGTTTGGTTCTGGTGCAGTAAAAATCACTCCAGCACATGATGCGAGTGATTTTGAAGTAGGGAAAAGACATGATCTCCCTCTCAATAACATTGTTATTGAAAAAGATGGAACTATGAGCGCAATAGCTTGAATTTTCGCAGGTCAAGATTTCATGACAGCACGTGATAATATTGTTGAACTCCTAAGAAGTAAATGAAATCTTCTAAGAGAAGAGGATCATGTATCCAAAGTTGGTTACTGAGAAAGAACATGAGCAAAGATAGAAACTATTATATCGAAACAATGGTTTGTAAAAATAGAACCAATTGCGAAGAAAGTAATTTCTGGATACAAAAAGAAAGATTTTGAAATACTTCCAAAAAGATATATGAAAACATTTGAAGATTGGATGTTTAATCTGAGAGATTGGTGTATATCACGACAATTACAGTGGGGTCACCAACTTCCAGTTTGGTATACAGATGCGTGAGAAGTTATAGTTGCAGAATCACAAGAAGAAGCGCAAAACAAAGCCTGAGCTTGAGTAAATCTTACCCAAGATGCTGACGTGCTTGATACATGGTTTTCAAGTGCCCTATGGCCATTTGCTACACTATGATTTGATATGTGGGGTTGAGAACAGCCAGATTTATTTAAAAAGTTCTATCCTGCTCAGGTTTTAGAGACATGACATGATATAATTTTCTTCTGGGTGATCAGAATGCTATTGTTTTGATATGAGTTTACAGATCAAACTCCATTTAAAACGGTCTACTTACATGGACTTGTAAAAGATAAGCACTGAAGAAAAATGAGTAAATCACTTTGAAATGGAGTTAATCCAATTGATATGATAGACCTATATGGGACTGACGCGCTAAGAATGACACTCTCTATTTGAAATACACCATGAAATGATCTTAAGTTTGATGAGGAAAATGTAAAAAATAATCAGATTTTCATAAATAAGTTATGGAATGCTTCTCGATTTGTTCACGGAAATATTTCATCAGATGAATTTGATTTTGAAGCAGCTCATACTACACTTAAAAATAATTTTCAGACTCTCCTTGTTCATGAGAAATGGATACTATCAAAACTTGTTGAGTTGACTGAACTTGTTACCGAATCTATGGAAAACTATAGTTTTTCAGATGCAGGACAAGAGCTCTATGTGTTTACAAAAAATAGTTTTTGTGATTATTATATTGAAGAATTTAAACTTTCTAAGACAAGTTCTAAGCACGGTGAAACTGTTATTAGATATGCTATGGGAGTCTTGCTCAAGCTATGGCATCCATATATCCCTTTTGTATCAGAAGAACTATACAAAAAACTTTGATTCTCTGGAGATCTCATAGTTGCTCCTTGGCCTAAAGTCGAGATAGAATCTGACCAGGAAGCTATTAAAGCTCATGAATTATTTGTTGAGATTGTAAAAGAGGTACGAAAACTCAGAGCTGAGAATAATATTATGCCTAATAAAAGTATTAAGCTCAAAATCTACGCAAAAAATAAAAATGCAGAAATACTGGAACCAACTTTAAATATATTAAGTTGAATTCTAAAATCAGACGAAACTGAAATTATTGATAAAAAACTTACTGATCCAAACCTAGTCTACAGTGTTATTAAGGCTTGAGTTGAGGTATATGTTGATACAGCAAATGCTCTCGACCTTGATTCAGAGAGACTCAGACTCAAAGAGCAGATACTTGATACAAAAGAGTATATAAGTATTCTAGATAAAAAACTTCTTAACGAATCATTTGTGAGAAATGCACCGAAGAATCTGGTTCATGAAGAAATGAAGAAAAAAGAACAAGCAAAACAAAAACTTGAAAAACTTAAAGATAAATTAAAAAATATCTCATAG
- the ychF gene encoding redox-regulated ATPase YchF, which translates to MKIGIVGLPNVGKSTLFNALTKNYGADAQNFPFCTIEPNVGLVNVHDERLEKIRVAVNGAKIIPASCEFIDIAGIVKGASEGEGMGNKFLANIREADAILQVVRIFENGDIIHVHGEVNPKNDIEVINAELIIADIETTTKRIQSESKKARSDKELLEKVKTLELALEGLEAGNLVSSMPWSDEQKLHLRDSHLLTNKQFVYACNVSEEMMDSTSDELKKIIGVQDANTQVVSICAKLEEDMLEMSLEEKKEFLDDMELVSTGLDNLIKASYDALGLQYYFTAGEQEVRAWTVKKGASAPQAAGVIHTDFEKGFIKADVVKATDIIEHGGWSKAREAGKVKLEGKDYIVQDGDVMLFKFSK; encoded by the coding sequence ATGAAGATAGGTATTGTGTGACTTCCAAACGTTGGTAAATCGACTCTATTTAATGCGCTTACTAAAAATTATGGAGCTGATGCTCAAAATTTTCCATTTTGTACCATTGAACCTAATGTTGGACTTGTAAATGTACATGATGAAAGACTTGAGAAAATTCGAGTTGCTGTTAATGGAGCAAAAATTATTCCAGCAAGTTGTGAATTTATAGATATTGCCTGAATAGTTAAATGAGCGAGCGAAGGAGAGTGAATGGGGAATAAATTTCTAGCTAATATTCGAGAAGCTGATGCTATTCTTCAAGTAGTACGTATTTTTGAAAATGGAGATATTATCCATGTACATGGTGAAGTAAATCCCAAAAATGATATAGAAGTTATTAATGCAGAGCTTATTATTGCTGATATTGAAACTACTACAAAGAGAATCCAATCTGAATCAAAAAAAGCACGTTCTGATAAAGAACTCCTAGAAAAAGTTAAAACATTAGAACTTGCTTTAGAGTGATTAGAAGCTGGTAATCTTGTATCTTCTATGCCTTGGAGTGATGAACAAAAACTTCATTTAAGAGATTCTCATTTACTGACTAATAAACAATTTGTTTATGCATGTAATGTTTCAGAAGAAATGATGGATTCAACATCTGATGAGCTCAAAAAAATTATCTGAGTTCAAGATGCAAATACGCAAGTAGTTTCTATTTGTGCGAAACTTGAAGAGGATATGTTAGAAATGAGCCTTGAAGAAAAAAAAGAATTTCTCGATGACATGGAACTTGTTTCAACTGGACTGGATAATCTCATTAAAGCAAGTTATGACGCACTATGACTTCAATATTATTTTACTGCATGAGAACAAGAAGTGAGAGCGTGGACTGTAAAAAAATGAGCTTCTGCTCCTCAGGCAGCTTGAGTGATCCACACTGATTTTGAAAAATGATTTATCAAAGCTGACGTAGTTAAAGCAACGGATATCATTGAACATGGAGGCTGGTCAAAAGCTCGAGAAGCTTGAAAAGTAAAACTTGAAGGAAAAGACTATATCGTACAAGATGGAGATGTGATGCTCTTTAAGTTCAGTAAATAA
- a CDS encoding RsmB/NOP family class I SAM-dependent RNA methyltransferase translates to MKTSISQERRSVSCRLNALKSTETEIEEAFFKASLSYTKLEFPAGCYLFDENVQESDLWRLKIYKAGKIYMQGISSQIPVQYFSNEKGKIKSLKILDACAAPGGKTGQLREQYPDAEIWAFESSKIRYEKMTHNFEKLGYENINTIHDDVKNIAKHIEELNYFDMILIDAPCSGEGAVSLSNTKFLENWSLGQIKKYYSIQKGICDALIPYLRVGGELLYSTCTMAPEENEGVIHYLLCKYPELQLENIDLEQNKYIKTKKGLRQFEKLTFKKEISENCVRVIPSEYSEGFFISKITKVGTE, encoded by the coding sequence TTGAAAACTTCAATTTCACAAGAAAGACGAAGTGTCAGCTGTAGACTTAATGCATTAAAATCAACTGAAACTGAAATAGAAGAAGCTTTTTTTAAGGCTTCTTTGTCATATACAAAATTAGAGTTTCCTGCTTGATGCTATTTATTTGATGAGAATGTCCAAGAATCAGATTTATGGAGACTCAAAATCTACAAAGCTTGAAAAATATATATGCAATGAATTTCAAGTCAGATTCCCGTTCAGTATTTTTCAAATGAAAAATGAAAAATTAAAAGCTTAAAAATACTTGATGCTTGCGCAGCTCCAGGATGAAAAACAGGTCAACTGCGAGAACAATATCCAGATGCGGAAATTTGGGCTTTTGAATCATCAAAAATTCGCTATGAGAAGATGACTCATAACTTTGAGAAGCTTTGATATGAAAATATCAATACCATTCATGATGACGTTAAAAACATAGCAAAACACATCGAGGAACTTAACTATTTTGATATGATTCTCATTGATGCTCCGTGTAGTTGAGAATGAGCTGTAAGTTTATCAAATACAAAATTTTTAGAAAACTGGTCACTCGGCCAGATAAAAAAATACTACAGCATACAGAAATGAATTTGTGATGCACTCATTCCATATCTAAGAGTTGGAGGAGAGTTATTGTATTCTACTTGTACCATGGCACCTGAAGAAAATGAGTGAGTAATTCATTATTTATTATGTAAATATCCTGAATTACAGTTAGAAAATATTGACTTAGAGCAAAATAAGTATATAAAGACTAAGAAATGACTGAGACAATTTGAAAAACTTACTTTTAAAAAAGAAATTTCTGAAAATTGTGTAAGAGTAATTCCTTCTGAATATTCAGAATGATTCTTTATAAGTAAAATTACAAAAGTATGAACTGAATAG